GCCATGCTGGAGGATGGCGCGAATGCCGAGGCGCTGTTCGCTGCCGCCAATGCGGAGGAAGACTGGCAGGCAGAATTATGGGGCTGGGATCACGCCGCCGAAGAGGTTCGGGCAGCACGGCTGGAGGCATTCAAGCGGGCGGCGGCGTTTGTGGCGGCGTCTCGCAAACCGCGCTAAGAAAATCCGCTCACCCTGAGCTTGTCGAAGGGTCGTTCTTCACTTCAAGCATAGCGCCCAAAGAAAAAGCGATCCTTCGACAAGCTCAGGATGAGCGGAAAAATAGATTACCCCACCCACTCGGCCACGTCGTCGGCCACGACATTCGCCGCCTCGTTGAGCGCCGCGCCAACAGCCAAAGCCTCAGGCAGCACGCCGGGCACCACATGCTCGAAACGCTGGGTGCGCACGGTCGCATCGGGCATTTCCATCACCGCGTCGTAGCGGACCACCACACTGGAATTCACGGCGTCATAGCCGAATTCGACCAATTGCCCCGACAGCTGGGTGCGCGCGGCGTATTCCAGCTCTCCGCCATTCACCACCAGCCGGTTGCCCTTGGCGCGGATGGTTTCGGCGAGCACATTGCGGAACAGTTGCGCGGGCTTTTCCACCCACACGGCATCGGCAAGATACGCAAGCGAGCTGTCGCTGGTGGTCACCGGCACGCGGGTGACATTGAGGCGCTGCGTGACGCTGGGCACCTGAACGGAAAGCGCGGCTGCCACTTCGCCTTCGGCCCCTGCCCCCGCGGGGATGGTAGCGGTCGGCGTGAGGGTCAGCAGGCGCTCGGGCGGCTCGCCCCCGCCAATGCTGATGCAGCCGGGGAGCAGGGCCAGCGAGGCAAGCGCGGCGAGAACGGGTTTTGTGGTCATAGTGGCGATTTTCCCGCTCATGGTTCGTAATCCGGCAATTCTGGTCCGCCCAGCAGCGATCCGGCACCCTCGGTTTCCAGCCGCTCTGTCATGGCGCGCAGATTGGCGCTCGTCTCGCGCAGGTCGCGCAGGGTTGCGGTTGCGGCTGGCAGCGTGTCCTGGTTGAGTTGCTGGGTCAGCGGCTCCACATTGGCAAGGCTCGCTTCCAGCGCTTCTGCCGCCGAACTGGCGGAAGCCAAAGTGGCGCGAAGCTCTGCCGAAATCTGCCGCCCTTCGCTTTCCAGCAAAGTATCGGTCGTCTCCAGCGTGCCTTCGAAAGCCGCCAGCGTCTCGGTCGATTGCGCCAGCGTGCCCTGCAATTCCTGCAAGGTCCGCTGGATTTCGGGCGATGTCGCCGCCAGTTCCTGGCTGATGGCATCGGTGTTGCGCAATATGCCGCTTATCGAATCCTGGTTCTCGTCGTCCAGCACGCGGGTGAGGCGGTCGGTCAGCGTAGCCAGCCGCTCCAGCAGCAGCGGCGCACTGGCAAGGATTTCGCCGATCGCACCGGGCGCAGGCGGGATGACGGGGACGCCTTCCACGCAGGTGGTGGTGTCGCAGGAGATTGGCGGCTGGTCCGATTGGCCGCCCGACAGGCTGATATTGGAAACGCCGGTGAAGCTGGCGGAAACGCTTGCTTCGGTCCCGACGAGAATGGGCGTGTCGCCATCGATGGTGATGCGCACCTTCACGAATTCGGGGTCACGCTCCCAGATCGAAATATCGCTCACCTGCCCCACGGGCACACCCGAATAGGTGACGACCGACCCGTTGGCGACGCCGCCCACGGATTGTTCGAAGAAGATATCGTATTCCTTGTTGTCGCGGTCGCTCAGCCGCGCCAGCCAGATGAAAAAGATCGCGGCGCCCGCCAGCAGAAGGAGTGTGACTGCCCCCACCCAGATATGGTTTGCCCTCGTTTCCATTGCGTCGCCTTATGCCTTTCCTGTCCGAGGCTTGTCCATCGCTTTCCCCGCTTCATGGGTGGTGGCTGCGGCGCGGCTGCGCGGGCCGTTAAAATATTCCTGTATCCACGGATGGTCGGTCTGCAGCAATTCGGGGATGGTGCCCACGGCGATCACCTGCTTGTCCGCCAGCACGGCCACGCGGTCGCAAATGGCGTAGAGCGTGTCGAGATCGTGGGTGATGAGGAACACGGTGAGGCCCAGCGTATCGGTCAATTCGCGCAGCAAGGCGTCGAACTTGGCAGCGCCGATGGGGTCGAGGCCCGCCGTCGGTTCGTCGAGAAACAGCAGCTCCGGATCCAGCGCCAGCGCACGGGCAAGGCCGGCGCGCTTCTTCATCCCGCCCGATAGCTCGGACGGGTATTTGGGCGCGGCATCTTCGGGCAGGCCGGT
This sequence is a window from Aurantiacibacter gangjinensis. Protein-coding genes within it:
- a CDS encoding ABC-type transport auxiliary lipoprotein family protein, which produces MTTKPVLAALASLALLPGCISIGGGEPPERLLTLTPTATIPAGAGAEGEVAAALSVQVPSVTQRLNVTRVPVTTSDSSLAYLADAVWVEKPAQLFRNVLAETIRAKGNRLVVNGGELEYAARTQLSGQLVEFGYDAVNSSVVVRYDAVMEMPDATVRTQRFEHVVPGVLPEALAVGAALNEAANVVADDVAEWVG
- a CDS encoding MlaD family protein; this translates as METRANHIWVGAVTLLLLAGAAIFFIWLARLSDRDNKEYDIFFEQSVGGVANGSVVTYSGVPVGQVSDISIWERDPEFVKVRITIDGDTPILVGTEASVSASFTGVSNISLSGGQSDQPPISCDTTTCVEGVPVIPPAPGAIGEILASAPLLLERLATLTDRLTRVLDDENQDSISGILRNTDAISQELAATSPEIQRTLQELQGTLAQSTETLAAFEGTLETTDTLLESEGRQISAELRATLASASSAAEALEASLANVEPLTQQLNQDTLPAATATLRDLRETSANLRAMTERLETEGAGSLLGGPELPDYEP